The following proteins come from a genomic window of Maylandia zebra isolate NMK-2024a linkage group LG22, Mzebra_GT3a, whole genome shotgun sequence:
- the map7d1b gene encoding uncharacterized protein map7d1b isoform X5: METMDYKDLGHNFEEKLTLTDKTLPLQTDSQSIQNGDKSLGKDLLTPEDSAVSDLSPKTDSSSKTETPVKTDASSKTDARPSTPGSSSSSPQPKKDSVSSEQRQKLAKERREERARYIEQQTQLQAAKKAQWLQKEEKARRLRENQLEERRRKLEEQRLKAEKRRALLEEKQRQKLEKNKERYEAAIKRSTKKTWAEIRQQRWSWAGGLNQTSRRESRCSASTVNLPRQVDPVINNRLSKSSATLWNSPNRTRSLRLSPWESRIVERLMTPTLSFLARSRSAATLLNNSDSRESSASPLNACSHHHPHQNTAERWRVSSASTPDITQRQRRRNSTPVDKKKKEKKDKERENEKEKSALTKEKVQKKRQTASPTTTIQRSRPETSTLRPKNRPPSPAAPKSRPLSPLVPATGAAKTASGKKTPPPPGIKTRPKRAQTPARVQPQAVSAVTVETGHEPQQPDTSEEKKSESPGNVPAIVVSSAPATPLSPSPPVVSAASPTVPSVEPAATTVSNPAPSPAPAAASTPAAPASSRPSAGTNDPEEAARVLAEKRRQAREQREREEQERLEQEQKKKILQEEARAREAEERKRREEEARFMAEQQRLRDEARRAQEEKEAQERAKVEQEENERLQRQREEAEAKAREEAERQRIEREKHFQKEEQERLERKKRLEEIMKRTRKSDAGDKRDVKASPQVNGKDAEPSKAPGNLQAPSASVLNPAQNVPVVVNGVQPSVHQNGVSANGTDFEEIIQLNNSGGSGNPSQQQSGLVSEPIMAFEGGEPFLMKTGPMKPQHVAEVL, encoded by the exons CTCTGCCCCTGCAGACAGACTCCCAGTCCATCCAGAATGGGGACAAATCTTTGGGGAAAGACCTCTTGACTCCAGAGGACTCAGCCGTCTCAGACCTTTCTCCCAAAACAGACTCCAGCTCCAAAACAGAGACCCCCGTTAAGACAGATGCCTCCTCCAAGACAGACGCTCGGCCATCCACGCCTGGCTCAAGCAGCAGCAGCCCTCAGCCCAAGAAAG ACTCAGTGAGCTCGGAGCAAAGACAGAAGCTTGCAAAGGAGCGGAGGGAGGAAAGAGCCAGATACATCG AACAGCAAACTCAGCTGCAAG CTGCAAAGAAGGCTCAGTGGCTGCAGAAGGAGGAGAAGGCCCGGCGTCTGAGGGAGAATCAGCTGGAGGAGcgcaggaggaagctggaagaGCAGCGGCTGAAGGCGGAGAAACGTCGAGCGCTGCTGGAGGAGAAACAGAGACAGAAGCTAGAAAAGAACAAG GAGAGATATGAGGCAGCTATCAAGAGATCGACCAAGAAGACTTGGGCCGAGATCCGCCAGCAGAGGTGGTCCTGGGCAGGCGGACTAAACCAGACCTCCCGCAGAGAGA GCAGATGCTCGGCCTCCACGGTCAACTTGCCGAGACAGGTGGACCCTGTCATTAACAACAGGCTGTCCAAGTCCTCTGCCACGCTCTGGAACTCCCCCAACAGAA CCCGCAGCCTGCGCCTCAGCCCGTGGGAGAGCCGGATCGTGGAGCGGCTCATGACGCCGACGCTGTCCTTCCTGGCCCGCAGCCGCAGCGCCGCCACCCTCCTCAACAACAGCGACTCTCGTGAGT CCTCGGCCAGCCCGCTGAACGCCTGCTCCCATCATCACCCGCACCAGAACACCGCAGAGCGCTGGAGGGTCTCCTCGGCCAGCACGCCGGACATCACCCAGCGCCAACGCCGCCGAAACTCCACCCCG GTggataaaaagaagaaagagaagaaggacAAAGAGCGAGAgaatgaaaaagagaagagcGCTCTCACAAAAGAGAAAGTGCAGAAGAAAAGACAGACGGCATCGCCTACGACCACGATCCAGAGATCCAGGCCAGAGACCAG CACCCTGAGGCCCAAAAACAGACCTCCGTCACCTGCCGCCCCCAAAAGTCGCCCCCTGTCCCCACTGGTGCCAGCAACAGGTGCCGCGAAGACCGCCTCGGGCAAGAAAACGCCTCCTCCTCCTGGCATCAAGACCCGACCGAAACGGGCCCAGACGCCTGCCAGAGTGCAGCCCCAGGCGGTTTCTGCTGTCACCGTGGAAACGGGCCATGAACCCCAGCAGCCCGACACTTCAGAGGAGAAAAAGAGTGAGT CCCCGGGTAACGTTCCTGCCATCGTGGTGTCCTCCGCACCGGCCACTCCTCTTTCTCCCAGCCCGCCGGTCGTATCAGCAGCGTCTCCAACTGTACCGAGCGTAGAACCTGCGGCGACCACCGTCAGCAATCCCGCTCCTTCTCCTGCACCTGCTGCCGCCTCCACCCCGGCCGCACCGGCCAGCAGCAGGCCGTCGGCAGGCACTAACGACCCAGAGGAGGCCGCTCGCGTCCTCGCAGAGAAACGCAGACAAGCCCGAGAGCAacgggagagagaggagcaggagCGTCTGGAGCAGGAGCAAAAGAAGAA GATCCTGCAGGAGGAGGCAAGGGCCCGGGAGGCAGAGGAGAGGAAGCGCAGGGAGGAGGAGGCTCGCTTCATGGCCGAGCAGCAGCGCCTGAGAGACGAAGCCAGGAGAGCtcaggaggagaaggaggcgcAGGAGAGAGCGAAGGTCGAGCAGGAGGAGAACGAGAGGCTGCAGAGACAG AGGGAGGAAGCTGAAGCAAAAGCCCGCGAGGAGGCCGAGCGTCAGCGCATAGAGAGGGAGAAGCACTTCcagaaagaagagcaggagcGCCTGGAGAGGAAGAAG CGCCTCGAGGAGATCATGAAGAGGACTCGGAAGAGCGATGCGGGAGATAAG AGGGATGTCAAAGCGTCTCCTCAGGTCAACGGAAAGGACGCAGAGCCGAGTAAAG CTCCTGGAAACCTGCAGGCCCCCAGTGCATCGGTGCTCAACCCAGCACAAAAcgttcctgttgttgtaaacggCGTCCAGCCCTCCGTGCACCAAAACGGCGTCTCAGCCAACGGCACTGACTTCGAGGAGATCATTCAACTGAACAACAGTGGCGGCAGCGGTAACCCCAGCCAGCAGCAGAGCGGGCTGGTGAGTGAGCCGATCATGGCGTTCGAGGGAGGAGAGCCCTTCTTGATGAAAACAGGCCCCATGAAGCCTCAGCATGTCGCAG AGGTCCTGTGA
- the map7d1b gene encoding uncharacterized protein map7d1b isoform X6, with the protein METMDYKDLGHNFEEKLTLTDKTLPLQTDSQSIQNGDKSLGKDLLTPEDSAVSDLSPKTDSSSKTETPVKTDASSKTDARPSTPGSSSSSPQPKKDSVSSEQRQKLAKERREERARYIEQQTQLQAAKKAQWLQKEEKARRLRENQLEERRRKLEEQRLKAEKRRALLEEKQRQKLEKNKERYEAAIKRSTKKTWAEIRQQRWSWAGGLNQTSRRESRCSASTVNLPRQVDPVINNRLSKSSATLWNSPNRTRSLRLSPWESRIVERLMTPTLSFLARSRSAATLLNNSDSPSASPLNACSHHHPHQNTAERWRVSSASTPDITQRQRRRNSTPVDKKKKEKKDKERENEKEKSALTKEKVQKKRQTASPTTTIQRSRPETSTLRPKNRPPSPAAPKSRPLSPLVPATGAAKTASGKKTPPPPGIKTRPKRAQTPARVQPQAVSAVTVETGHEPQQPDTSEEKKSESPGNVPAIVVSSAPATPLSPSPPVVSAASPTVPSVEPAATTVSNPAPSPAPAAASTPAAPASSRPSAGTNDPEEAARVLAEKRRQAREQREREEQERLEQEQKKKILQEEARAREAEERKRREEEARFMAEQQRLRDEARRAQEEKEAQERAKVEQEENERLQRQREEAEAKAREEAERQRIEREKHFQKEEQERLERKKRLEEIMKRTRKSDAGDKRDVKASPQVNGKDAEPSKAPGNLQAPSASVLNPAQNVPVVVNGVQPSVHQNGVSANGTDFEEIIQLNNSGGSGNPSQQQSGLVSEPIMAFEGGEPFLMKTGPMKPQHVAEVL; encoded by the exons CTCTGCCCCTGCAGACAGACTCCCAGTCCATCCAGAATGGGGACAAATCTTTGGGGAAAGACCTCTTGACTCCAGAGGACTCAGCCGTCTCAGACCTTTCTCCCAAAACAGACTCCAGCTCCAAAACAGAGACCCCCGTTAAGACAGATGCCTCCTCCAAGACAGACGCTCGGCCATCCACGCCTGGCTCAAGCAGCAGCAGCCCTCAGCCCAAGAAAG ACTCAGTGAGCTCGGAGCAAAGACAGAAGCTTGCAAAGGAGCGGAGGGAGGAAAGAGCCAGATACATCG AACAGCAAACTCAGCTGCAAG CTGCAAAGAAGGCTCAGTGGCTGCAGAAGGAGGAGAAGGCCCGGCGTCTGAGGGAGAATCAGCTGGAGGAGcgcaggaggaagctggaagaGCAGCGGCTGAAGGCGGAGAAACGTCGAGCGCTGCTGGAGGAGAAACAGAGACAGAAGCTAGAAAAGAACAAG GAGAGATATGAGGCAGCTATCAAGAGATCGACCAAGAAGACTTGGGCCGAGATCCGCCAGCAGAGGTGGTCCTGGGCAGGCGGACTAAACCAGACCTCCCGCAGAGAGA GCAGATGCTCGGCCTCCACGGTCAACTTGCCGAGACAGGTGGACCCTGTCATTAACAACAGGCTGTCCAAGTCCTCTGCCACGCTCTGGAACTCCCCCAACAGAA CCCGCAGCCTGCGCCTCAGCCCGTGGGAGAGCCGGATCGTGGAGCGGCTCATGACGCCGACGCTGTCCTTCCTGGCCCGCAGCCGCAGCGCCGCCACCCTCCTCAACAACAGCGACTCTC CCTCGGCCAGCCCGCTGAACGCCTGCTCCCATCATCACCCGCACCAGAACACCGCAGAGCGCTGGAGGGTCTCCTCGGCCAGCACGCCGGACATCACCCAGCGCCAACGCCGCCGAAACTCCACCCCG GTggataaaaagaagaaagagaagaaggacAAAGAGCGAGAgaatgaaaaagagaagagcGCTCTCACAAAAGAGAAAGTGCAGAAGAAAAGACAGACGGCATCGCCTACGACCACGATCCAGAGATCCAGGCCAGAGACCAG CACCCTGAGGCCCAAAAACAGACCTCCGTCACCTGCCGCCCCCAAAAGTCGCCCCCTGTCCCCACTGGTGCCAGCAACAGGTGCCGCGAAGACCGCCTCGGGCAAGAAAACGCCTCCTCCTCCTGGCATCAAGACCCGACCGAAACGGGCCCAGACGCCTGCCAGAGTGCAGCCCCAGGCGGTTTCTGCTGTCACCGTGGAAACGGGCCATGAACCCCAGCAGCCCGACACTTCAGAGGAGAAAAAGAGTGAGT CCCCGGGTAACGTTCCTGCCATCGTGGTGTCCTCCGCACCGGCCACTCCTCTTTCTCCCAGCCCGCCGGTCGTATCAGCAGCGTCTCCAACTGTACCGAGCGTAGAACCTGCGGCGACCACCGTCAGCAATCCCGCTCCTTCTCCTGCACCTGCTGCCGCCTCCACCCCGGCCGCACCGGCCAGCAGCAGGCCGTCGGCAGGCACTAACGACCCAGAGGAGGCCGCTCGCGTCCTCGCAGAGAAACGCAGACAAGCCCGAGAGCAacgggagagagaggagcaggagCGTCTGGAGCAGGAGCAAAAGAAGAA GATCCTGCAGGAGGAGGCAAGGGCCCGGGAGGCAGAGGAGAGGAAGCGCAGGGAGGAGGAGGCTCGCTTCATGGCCGAGCAGCAGCGCCTGAGAGACGAAGCCAGGAGAGCtcaggaggagaaggaggcgcAGGAGAGAGCGAAGGTCGAGCAGGAGGAGAACGAGAGGCTGCAGAGACAG AGGGAGGAAGCTGAAGCAAAAGCCCGCGAGGAGGCCGAGCGTCAGCGCATAGAGAGGGAGAAGCACTTCcagaaagaagagcaggagcGCCTGGAGAGGAAGAAG CGCCTCGAGGAGATCATGAAGAGGACTCGGAAGAGCGATGCGGGAGATAAG AGGGATGTCAAAGCGTCTCCTCAGGTCAACGGAAAGGACGCAGAGCCGAGTAAAG CTCCTGGAAACCTGCAGGCCCCCAGTGCATCGGTGCTCAACCCAGCACAAAAcgttcctgttgttgtaaacggCGTCCAGCCCTCCGTGCACCAAAACGGCGTCTCAGCCAACGGCACTGACTTCGAGGAGATCATTCAACTGAACAACAGTGGCGGCAGCGGTAACCCCAGCCAGCAGCAGAGCGGGCTGGTGAGTGAGCCGATCATGGCGTTCGAGGGAGGAGAGCCCTTCTTGATGAAAACAGGCCCCATGAAGCCTCAGCATGTCGCAG AGGTCCTGTGA
- the map7d1b gene encoding uncharacterized protein map7d1b isoform X7, giving the protein METMDYKDLGHNFEEKLTLTDKTLPLQTDSQSIQNGDKSLGKDLLTPEDSAVSDLSPKTDSSSKTETPVKTDASSKTDARPSTPGSSSSSPQPKKDSVSSEQRQKLAKERREERARYIEQQTQLQAAKKAQWLQKEEKARRLRENQLEERRRKLEEQRLKAEKRRALLEEKQRQKLEKNKERYEAAIKRSTKKTWAEIRQQRWSWAGGLNQTSRRETRSLRLSPWESRIVERLMTPTLSFLARSRSAATLLNNSDSREYSHHCSRSASASPLNACSHHHPHQNTAERWRVSSASTPDITQRQRRRNSTPVDKKKKEKKDKERENEKEKSALTKEKVQKKRQTASPTTTIQRSRPETSTLRPKNRPPSPAAPKSRPLSPLVPATGAAKTASGKKTPPPPGIKTRPKRAQTPARVQPQAVSAVTVETGHEPQQPDTSEEKKSESPGNVPAIVVSSAPATPLSPSPPVVSAASPTVPSVEPAATTVSNPAPSPAPAAASTPAAPASSRPSAGTNDPEEAARVLAEKRRQAREQREREEQERLEQEQKKKILQEEARAREAEERKRREEEARFMAEQQRLRDEARRAQEEKEAQERAKVEQEENERLQRQREEAEAKAREEAERQRIEREKHFQKEEQERLERKKRLEEIMKRTRKSDAGDKRDVKASPQVNGKDAEPSKAPGNLQAPSASVLNPAQNVPVVVNGVQPSVHQNGVSANGTDFEEIIQLNNSGGSGNPSQQQSGLVSEPIMAFEGGEPFLMKTGPMKPQHVAEVL; this is encoded by the exons CTCTGCCCCTGCAGACAGACTCCCAGTCCATCCAGAATGGGGACAAATCTTTGGGGAAAGACCTCTTGACTCCAGAGGACTCAGCCGTCTCAGACCTTTCTCCCAAAACAGACTCCAGCTCCAAAACAGAGACCCCCGTTAAGACAGATGCCTCCTCCAAGACAGACGCTCGGCCATCCACGCCTGGCTCAAGCAGCAGCAGCCCTCAGCCCAAGAAAG ACTCAGTGAGCTCGGAGCAAAGACAGAAGCTTGCAAAGGAGCGGAGGGAGGAAAGAGCCAGATACATCG AACAGCAAACTCAGCTGCAAG CTGCAAAGAAGGCTCAGTGGCTGCAGAAGGAGGAGAAGGCCCGGCGTCTGAGGGAGAATCAGCTGGAGGAGcgcaggaggaagctggaagaGCAGCGGCTGAAGGCGGAGAAACGTCGAGCGCTGCTGGAGGAGAAACAGAGACAGAAGCTAGAAAAGAACAAG GAGAGATATGAGGCAGCTATCAAGAGATCGACCAAGAAGACTTGGGCCGAGATCCGCCAGCAGAGGTGGTCCTGGGCAGGCGGACTAAACCAGACCTCCCGCAGAGAGA CCCGCAGCCTGCGCCTCAGCCCGTGGGAGAGCCGGATCGTGGAGCGGCTCATGACGCCGACGCTGTCCTTCCTGGCCCGCAGCCGCAGCGCCGCCACCCTCCTCAACAACAGCGACTCTCGTGAGT ACTCTCACCACTGCTCCCGTTCAGCCTCGGCCAGCCCGCTGAACGCCTGCTCCCATCATCACCCGCACCAGAACACCGCAGAGCGCTGGAGGGTCTCCTCGGCCAGCACGCCGGACATCACCCAGCGCCAACGCCGCCGAAACTCCACCCCG GTggataaaaagaagaaagagaagaaggacAAAGAGCGAGAgaatgaaaaagagaagagcGCTCTCACAAAAGAGAAAGTGCAGAAGAAAAGACAGACGGCATCGCCTACGACCACGATCCAGAGATCCAGGCCAGAGACCAG CACCCTGAGGCCCAAAAACAGACCTCCGTCACCTGCCGCCCCCAAAAGTCGCCCCCTGTCCCCACTGGTGCCAGCAACAGGTGCCGCGAAGACCGCCTCGGGCAAGAAAACGCCTCCTCCTCCTGGCATCAAGACCCGACCGAAACGGGCCCAGACGCCTGCCAGAGTGCAGCCCCAGGCGGTTTCTGCTGTCACCGTGGAAACGGGCCATGAACCCCAGCAGCCCGACACTTCAGAGGAGAAAAAGAGTGAGT CCCCGGGTAACGTTCCTGCCATCGTGGTGTCCTCCGCACCGGCCACTCCTCTTTCTCCCAGCCCGCCGGTCGTATCAGCAGCGTCTCCAACTGTACCGAGCGTAGAACCTGCGGCGACCACCGTCAGCAATCCCGCTCCTTCTCCTGCACCTGCTGCCGCCTCCACCCCGGCCGCACCGGCCAGCAGCAGGCCGTCGGCAGGCACTAACGACCCAGAGGAGGCCGCTCGCGTCCTCGCAGAGAAACGCAGACAAGCCCGAGAGCAacgggagagagaggagcaggagCGTCTGGAGCAGGAGCAAAAGAAGAA GATCCTGCAGGAGGAGGCAAGGGCCCGGGAGGCAGAGGAGAGGAAGCGCAGGGAGGAGGAGGCTCGCTTCATGGCCGAGCAGCAGCGCCTGAGAGACGAAGCCAGGAGAGCtcaggaggagaaggaggcgcAGGAGAGAGCGAAGGTCGAGCAGGAGGAGAACGAGAGGCTGCAGAGACAG AGGGAGGAAGCTGAAGCAAAAGCCCGCGAGGAGGCCGAGCGTCAGCGCATAGAGAGGGAGAAGCACTTCcagaaagaagagcaggagcGCCTGGAGAGGAAGAAG CGCCTCGAGGAGATCATGAAGAGGACTCGGAAGAGCGATGCGGGAGATAAG AGGGATGTCAAAGCGTCTCCTCAGGTCAACGGAAAGGACGCAGAGCCGAGTAAAG CTCCTGGAAACCTGCAGGCCCCCAGTGCATCGGTGCTCAACCCAGCACAAAAcgttcctgttgttgtaaacggCGTCCAGCCCTCCGTGCACCAAAACGGCGTCTCAGCCAACGGCACTGACTTCGAGGAGATCATTCAACTGAACAACAGTGGCGGCAGCGGTAACCCCAGCCAGCAGCAGAGCGGGCTGGTGAGTGAGCCGATCATGGCGTTCGAGGGAGGAGAGCCCTTCTTGATGAAAACAGGCCCCATGAAGCCTCAGCATGTCGCAG AGGTCCTGTGA
- the map7d1b gene encoding uncharacterized protein map7d1b isoform X3 produces METMDYKDLGHNFEEKLTLTDKTLPLQTDSQSIQNGDKSLGKDLLTPEDSAVSDLSPKTDSSSKTETPVKTDASSKTDARPSTPGSSSSSPQPKKDSVSSEQRQKLAKERREERARYIEQQTQLQAAKKAQWLQKEEKARRLRENQLEERRRKLEEQRLKAEKRRALLEEKQRQKLEKNKERYEAAIKRSTKKTWAEIRQQRWSWAGGLNQTSRRESRCSASTVNLPRQVDPVINNRLSKSSATLWNSPNRTRSLRLSPWESRIVERLMTPTLSFLARSRSAATLLNNSDSHSHHCSRSASASPLNACSHHHPHQNTAERWRVSSASTPDITQRQRRRNSTPVDKKKKEKKDKERENEKEKSALTKEKVQKKRQTASPTTTIQRSRPETSTLRPKNRPPSPAAPKSRPLSPLVPATGAAKTASGKKTPPPPGIKTRPKRAQTPARVQPQAVSAVTVETGHEPQQPDTSEEKKSESPGNVPAIVVSSAPATPLSPSPPVVSAASPTVPSVEPAATTVSNPAPSPAPAAASTPAAPASSRPSAGTNDPEEAARVLAEKRRQAREQREREEQERLEQEQKKKILQEEARAREAEERKRREEEARFMAEQQRLRDEARRAQEEKEAQERAKVEQEENERLQRQREEAEAKAREEAERQRIEREKHFQKEEQERLERKKRLEEIMKRTRKSDAGDKRDVKASPQVNGKDAEPSKAPGNLQAPSASVLNPAQNVPVVVNGVQPSVHQNGVSANGTDFEEIIQLNNSGGSGNPSQQQSGLVSEPIMAFEGGEPFLMKTGPMKPQHVAEVL; encoded by the exons CTCTGCCCCTGCAGACAGACTCCCAGTCCATCCAGAATGGGGACAAATCTTTGGGGAAAGACCTCTTGACTCCAGAGGACTCAGCCGTCTCAGACCTTTCTCCCAAAACAGACTCCAGCTCCAAAACAGAGACCCCCGTTAAGACAGATGCCTCCTCCAAGACAGACGCTCGGCCATCCACGCCTGGCTCAAGCAGCAGCAGCCCTCAGCCCAAGAAAG ACTCAGTGAGCTCGGAGCAAAGACAGAAGCTTGCAAAGGAGCGGAGGGAGGAAAGAGCCAGATACATCG AACAGCAAACTCAGCTGCAAG CTGCAAAGAAGGCTCAGTGGCTGCAGAAGGAGGAGAAGGCCCGGCGTCTGAGGGAGAATCAGCTGGAGGAGcgcaggaggaagctggaagaGCAGCGGCTGAAGGCGGAGAAACGTCGAGCGCTGCTGGAGGAGAAACAGAGACAGAAGCTAGAAAAGAACAAG GAGAGATATGAGGCAGCTATCAAGAGATCGACCAAGAAGACTTGGGCCGAGATCCGCCAGCAGAGGTGGTCCTGGGCAGGCGGACTAAACCAGACCTCCCGCAGAGAGA GCAGATGCTCGGCCTCCACGGTCAACTTGCCGAGACAGGTGGACCCTGTCATTAACAACAGGCTGTCCAAGTCCTCTGCCACGCTCTGGAACTCCCCCAACAGAA CCCGCAGCCTGCGCCTCAGCCCGTGGGAGAGCCGGATCGTGGAGCGGCTCATGACGCCGACGCTGTCCTTCCTGGCCCGCAGCCGCAGCGCCGCCACCCTCCTCAACAACAGCGACTCTC ACTCTCACCACTGCTCCCGTTCAGCCTCGGCCAGCCCGCTGAACGCCTGCTCCCATCATCACCCGCACCAGAACACCGCAGAGCGCTGGAGGGTCTCCTCGGCCAGCACGCCGGACATCACCCAGCGCCAACGCCGCCGAAACTCCACCCCG GTggataaaaagaagaaagagaagaaggacAAAGAGCGAGAgaatgaaaaagagaagagcGCTCTCACAAAAGAGAAAGTGCAGAAGAAAAGACAGACGGCATCGCCTACGACCACGATCCAGAGATCCAGGCCAGAGACCAG CACCCTGAGGCCCAAAAACAGACCTCCGTCACCTGCCGCCCCCAAAAGTCGCCCCCTGTCCCCACTGGTGCCAGCAACAGGTGCCGCGAAGACCGCCTCGGGCAAGAAAACGCCTCCTCCTCCTGGCATCAAGACCCGACCGAAACGGGCCCAGACGCCTGCCAGAGTGCAGCCCCAGGCGGTTTCTGCTGTCACCGTGGAAACGGGCCATGAACCCCAGCAGCCCGACACTTCAGAGGAGAAAAAGAGTGAGT CCCCGGGTAACGTTCCTGCCATCGTGGTGTCCTCCGCACCGGCCACTCCTCTTTCTCCCAGCCCGCCGGTCGTATCAGCAGCGTCTCCAACTGTACCGAGCGTAGAACCTGCGGCGACCACCGTCAGCAATCCCGCTCCTTCTCCTGCACCTGCTGCCGCCTCCACCCCGGCCGCACCGGCCAGCAGCAGGCCGTCGGCAGGCACTAACGACCCAGAGGAGGCCGCTCGCGTCCTCGCAGAGAAACGCAGACAAGCCCGAGAGCAacgggagagagaggagcaggagCGTCTGGAGCAGGAGCAAAAGAAGAA GATCCTGCAGGAGGAGGCAAGGGCCCGGGAGGCAGAGGAGAGGAAGCGCAGGGAGGAGGAGGCTCGCTTCATGGCCGAGCAGCAGCGCCTGAGAGACGAAGCCAGGAGAGCtcaggaggagaaggaggcgcAGGAGAGAGCGAAGGTCGAGCAGGAGGAGAACGAGAGGCTGCAGAGACAG AGGGAGGAAGCTGAAGCAAAAGCCCGCGAGGAGGCCGAGCGTCAGCGCATAGAGAGGGAGAAGCACTTCcagaaagaagagcaggagcGCCTGGAGAGGAAGAAG CGCCTCGAGGAGATCATGAAGAGGACTCGGAAGAGCGATGCGGGAGATAAG AGGGATGTCAAAGCGTCTCCTCAGGTCAACGGAAAGGACGCAGAGCCGAGTAAAG CTCCTGGAAACCTGCAGGCCCCCAGTGCATCGGTGCTCAACCCAGCACAAAAcgttcctgttgttgtaaacggCGTCCAGCCCTCCGTGCACCAAAACGGCGTCTCAGCCAACGGCACTGACTTCGAGGAGATCATTCAACTGAACAACAGTGGCGGCAGCGGTAACCCCAGCCAGCAGCAGAGCGGGCTGGTGAGTGAGCCGATCATGGCGTTCGAGGGAGGAGAGCCCTTCTTGATGAAAACAGGCCCCATGAAGCCTCAGCATGTCGCAG AGGTCCTGTGA